The Candidatus Kryptonium sp. genome contains a region encoding:
- the folP gene encoding dihydropteroate synthase, which produces MKVRVLKMNSVDEVLEEISRFGEVESFLSSEPKPEKFVCVNLKIEEIDEEISSLISREVARYLNSDVLVSKPDESGKRNLLVSIKLENLEYLKNILENFSSEGRLLAEKLTKALNCFYSDFAVYKFGDKEFDFSKRTYIMGVLNVTPDSFSDGGKYFTVDSALAHAMKMIEDGADIIDIGGESTRPGSEPVSVEEELRRVIPVIKEIVKRSDIPISIDTYKAEVARQALDNGAVIVNDISGLKFDEKMAEVVSSYKASVIVMHIKGTPKTMQQNPYYDDVISEIYDYLNESVKIAKSAGIEQIIVDPGIGFGKRLVDNLEIIRRLREFKSLGYPVLIGVSRKSFIGHILNLPVDERLEGTAGAVAISVWNGANIVRVHDVKEMARVVKIVDAIKQVIIKQGQI; this is translated from the coding sequence GTGAAAGTTAGGGTTCTTAAGATGAATAGCGTTGATGAAGTGCTTGAGGAGATCTCAAGATTTGGTGAAGTTGAGTCTTTTCTTTCTTCTGAACCTAAACCTGAAAAATTTGTTTGTGTAAACCTGAAGATTGAAGAAATTGATGAGGAAATTTCATCTCTCATCTCGCGCGAGGTGGCAAGATATCTTAACAGCGATGTCCTTGTTTCAAAACCTGATGAAAGCGGGAAAAGGAATTTGCTTGTTTCAATAAAACTTGAAAATCTTGAATATTTGAAGAACATCCTTGAAAACTTTTCCAGTGAAGGGCGGTTGCTTGCGGAGAAATTAACAAAAGCACTTAATTGTTTCTACTCTGATTTCGCTGTTTACAAATTTGGCGATAAAGAGTTTGATTTTTCAAAAAGAACTTACATAATGGGAGTTTTAAATGTCACGCCAGATTCGTTTTCGGATGGAGGAAAGTATTTCACGGTTGATTCAGCCTTAGCACACGCAATGAAAATGATTGAAGATGGCGCTGATATAATTGATATTGGTGGAGAATCCACGCGTCCTGGTTCAGAACCAGTCTCAGTTGAAGAAGAATTAAGAAGAGTTATACCTGTAATCAAGGAAATAGTCAAAAGAAGCGATATTCCAATTTCAATAGATACTTACAAAGCCGAGGTCGCAAGGCAAGCACTTGATAATGGAGCTGTGATCGTAAACGATATAAGCGGTTTAAAATTTGATGAAAAAATGGCTGAAGTCGTCTCAAGTTATAAAGCAAGCGTTATAGTTATGCACATAAAAGGGACACCGAAAACAATGCAACAAAATCCATATTATGACGATGTTATTTCGGAAATTTACGATTATCTAAATGAAAGTGTTAAGATAGCAAAAAGCGCAGGGATTGAACAAATAATTGTTGATCCAGGAATTGGCTTTGGGAAAAGATTAGTTGATAACCTTGAGATAATAAGACGGCTTAGGGAATTTAAATCACTTGGTTATCCAGTTTTGATTGGTGTTTCAAGAAAATCCTTCATCGGACACATTCTTAATCTGCCAGTTGATGAACGGCTTGAGGGAACCGCTGGAGCTGTTGCAATTTCAGTGTGGAATGGGGCAAACATTGTAAGAGTACATGATGTCAAAGAAATGGCAAGAGTTGTGAAAATTGTTGATGCGATAAAGCAAGTTATAATCAAACAAGGTCAGATTTGA
- a CDS encoding PDZ domain-containing protein has protein sequence MLKRALLSVLLILFFTTAILAQEEGRLFRFPAIYDSQIVFSYAGDLYIVSANGGIARKLTSHKGYEMFPRFSPDGKYIAFTAQYDGNTEVYVMPAEGGVPRRLTYTATLERDDVSDRMGPNNIVMCWTPDGKYIVFRSRMKNWNAFHGKLYKVSLDGDIPEELPLPRGGFCSFSPDGKKLAYNRIFREFRTWKRYRGGMADDIWIYDFETKKIENITNNPAQDIIPMWYGDKIYFLSERDGRMNLYVYDLKTKQTRKLTNFKDYDIKFPSIGKNAIVFEYAGYIYKFDLKTEKIEKVPIIIADDMANGRGGIVKVAEFINDYDISPDGKRALFVARGDIFTVPAKEGQTRNLTNTSGVHERDAVWSPDGKYIAYISDASGEDEIYIIPQDGSGKPIQLTSGSDTYKYRIVWSPDGKKIMWSDRKLRLRYVDVQTKRIKDVAKATAGEIRQYSWSPDGKWIAYVKPEEEGLSKIYLYSVEKDESYEVTDGWYSSYNPVFSSDGKYLIFVSDRDFNPIYGRTEFNHVYQDMARIYLITLSKAVENPFKPTSDEVKVADEAKPSGGEQPKRETAQEKKPVNVVVDLDGIKDRIIALPITPSNYTRVDYVSDKIYYLRRGLKDEKTLLFMYDLNEKKETEIGQFDNFIISFDGKKMLVARERTYAIIDLPKSRVDLKDRLDLSGLEVNLDRRAEWTQIFNECWRQMRDFFYDPNLHGVDWEGVKKKYEVLLPYVNHRADLTYIIGEMIGELNAGHTYVGGGDLPKIEKTQVGLLGAELERDKKSGYYRIKKILKGQNWDKSLRSPLTEVGVNVKEGYYILAVNGKSVKEMKNIYESLVNTVGKQVKLRVNSQPKEEGSWEITVVPTGDETRLYYYNWVQSNIEKVDKATNGRVGYIHIPDMGVMGLNEFVKHFYPQLRKKALIIDVRGNGGGNVSPMIIERLRREIAMVSVSRYMSPTPNPRDMHYGPKICIIDEYSASDGDIFPYRFKKYGLGKLVGKRTWGGVIGIRGTLPLVDGGYLNKPEFAVYGAEGEGWIIEGYGVDPDVYVDNDPAKEYEGIDEQLNKAIELILEELKTKEKKLPPVPPYPKK, from the coding sequence ATGCTCAAGCGCGCACTTTTGTCAGTCCTTCTCATTTTATTCTTCACAACAGCAATTTTAGCTCAAGAAGAGGGTCGTCTCTTCAGATTTCCAGCAATTTATGATTCACAAATCGTTTTTAGCTATGCTGGGGACCTTTACATCGTATCTGCAAATGGCGGGATAGCCAGAAAGCTTACAAGCCATAAGGGTTATGAGATGTTTCCAAGATTTTCACCTGATGGGAAGTATATTGCATTTACAGCGCAATATGACGGAAACACGGAAGTTTATGTTATGCCGGCGGAAGGTGGGGTGCCAAGAAGATTAACCTATACCGCAACGCTTGAGCGTGACGATGTTTCAGACAGGATGGGTCCAAATAACATCGTTATGTGCTGGACGCCCGATGGTAAGTATATCGTTTTCCGTTCAAGGATGAAAAACTGGAATGCTTTTCATGGAAAACTTTACAAAGTTTCGCTTGATGGTGATATACCTGAAGAATTACCGTTGCCAAGAGGTGGTTTCTGTTCATTTTCACCAGATGGCAAAAAACTTGCCTACAATCGCATATTCCGTGAATTCCGCACTTGGAAAAGATACCGAGGTGGGATGGCTGATGATATTTGGATTTATGATTTTGAGACAAAGAAAATAGAGAACATAACCAACAATCCTGCGCAAGATATCATTCCGATGTGGTACGGTGATAAAATTTATTTTCTTTCGGAAAGAGATGGGAGAATGAATCTTTATGTTTACGATTTAAAAACGAAGCAAACGAGAAAGCTTACGAACTTTAAGGACTATGATATCAAATTCCCATCCATCGGTAAAAACGCTATCGTTTTTGAATATGCCGGATACATTTACAAGTTTGATTTGAAAACGGAGAAAATTGAAAAAGTGCCGATCATCATAGCTGACGATATGGCGAATGGTCGTGGTGGAATAGTTAAAGTTGCAGAATTTATAAATGATTATGATATCTCGCCTGATGGGAAGAGGGCTTTATTTGTTGCGCGAGGAGATATTTTCACCGTTCCAGCGAAGGAAGGACAAACGAGAAACTTAACAAATACATCTGGAGTTCATGAGCGCGACGCTGTATGGTCGCCCGATGGAAAATACATTGCTTATATTTCTGACGCGTCTGGAGAGGATGAAATTTATATAATCCCACAGGATGGAAGCGGGAAACCAATTCAGTTAACTTCCGGAAGCGATACATATAAATATCGCATCGTTTGGTCGCCAGATGGTAAGAAAATAATGTGGTCTGATAGAAAATTGAGGTTAAGATATGTTGATGTTCAAACAAAGAGAATAAAAGATGTCGCCAAGGCAACCGCCGGAGAGATAAGACAATATTCATGGTCTCCGGACGGCAAATGGATTGCATATGTAAAACCAGAAGAGGAAGGTCTTTCAAAGATTTATTTGTATTCGGTTGAAAAAGATGAATCGTATGAGGTTACCGATGGTTGGTATTCTTCATATAATCCTGTTTTCAGCTCTGATGGAAAGTATCTGATTTTTGTCTCCGATAGAGATTTCAATCCAATTTACGGTAGGACGGAGTTTAATCATGTTTATCAAGATATGGCACGAATTTATCTTATAACTCTTTCAAAAGCTGTTGAAAATCCATTTAAACCAACAAGCGATGAGGTTAAAGTAGCCGATGAAGCAAAGCCATCTGGTGGAGAGCAGCCGAAAAGAGAAACAGCACAAGAGAAGAAACCTGTTAATGTCGTTGTTGATCTTGATGGTATAAAAGATAGGATAATCGCTTTGCCAATTACACCTTCAAACTACACAAGGGTTGATTATGTTTCTGATAAAATTTATTACCTCAGAAGAGGGCTGAAAGATGAAAAAACATTGCTTTTTATGTATGATCTAAACGAGAAGAAAGAGACAGAAATAGGGCAGTTTGATAATTTCATAATTTCGTTTGATGGCAAGAAAATGCTTGTTGCTCGTGAGAGAACATATGCAATTATTGATCTTCCAAAGTCAAGGGTTGATCTGAAAGATAGACTTGATCTCTCAGGGCTTGAGGTAAATCTTGATAGGCGTGCTGAATGGACACAAATTTTCAATGAATGTTGGAGACAAATGCGTGACTTTTTCTATGATCCAAATCTTCATGGCGTTGATTGGGAAGGAGTTAAGAAGAAATATGAAGTTCTTTTACCATATGTTAATCATCGCGCTGATTTAACTTACATAATTGGTGAAATGATAGGTGAGCTTAACGCAGGGCATACTTATGTTGGCGGTGGTGATTTACCGAAGATTGAAAAAACACAGGTTGGTTTGCTTGGAGCTGAACTTGAAAGGGATAAGAAATCGGGATATTATAGGATAAAGAAAATTTTGAAAGGTCAAAATTGGGATAAAAGTCTTCGCTCTCCATTGACAGAAGTTGGAGTGAATGTAAAAGAAGGTTATTATATCCTTGCCGTAAATGGAAAATCCGTTAAGGAAATGAAAAACATCTATGAATCTCTCGTCAACACTGTTGGGAAGCAGGTTAAGCTTCGTGTTAACTCACAACCAAAGGAAGAAGGAAGCTGGGAAATTACAGTTGTCCCAACTGGTGATGAGACGCGACTTTATTATTATAATTGGGTTCAAAGCAACATTGAAAAGGTTGATAAGGCAACAAATGGCAGAGTTGGTTATATTCACATTCCAGACATGGGCGTGATGGGACTTAATGAGTTCGTGAAACATTTCTATCCACAGCTTAGAAAGAAAGCTTTGATAATTGATGTCAGGGGCAATGGCGGAGGTAATGTCTCGCCGATGATAATTGAAAGGTTGAGAAGGGAAATTGCAATGGTGAGTGTTTCAAGATATATGAGTCCAACACCGAATCCGAGAGATATGCACTACGGACCGAAAATCTGCATAATTGACGAATATTCTGCTTCGGATGGAGATATATTCCCATACAGATTTAAAAAATATGGTCTTGGAAAACTTGTTGGGAAGAGAACTTGGGGTGGTGTTATAGGGATAAGAGGAACATTGCCATTAGTTGATGGTGGATATTTGAATAAGCCAGAATTTGCGGTTTACGGTGCTGAAGGCGAAGGTTGGATAATTGAGGGATATGGGGTTGATCCAGATGTTTATGTTGATAACGATCCAGCGAAAGAATATGAAGGTATAGATGAACAGTTGAACAAAGCGATTGAGTTAATACTTGAAGAGTTAAAGACAAAAGAGAAAAAACTCCCACCAGTTCCACCATACCCGAAGAAGTAA
- the miaA gene encoding tRNA (adenosine(37)-N6)-dimethylallyltransferase MiaA: MKEKKVLAIVGPTASGKTKLSLIVADKINGEIISADSRQVYKYMDIGTAKPTKEERERIKHYFIDELTPDQEFNAGIFGERGREIIEDIFSRGKIPIIVGGSGLYVKSLIDGFFQGPSANWELREILYNKAKELGSEALYEELKKVDPESAQKIHPNNLKRIVRALEVYYLTGKPISQLQKEEKPEINFKTIQVGLNWNRKKLYQQIEKRVDEMIKQGLIDEVKNLRALGYDRNLNSLQTVGYKEVFDYLDGLISYDQMIYLIKRNSRRYAKRQLTWFKQDKRIIWINVDENTDFDKLADQVIEIFRKSSE; encoded by the coding sequence ATGAAGGAAAAGAAAGTTCTCGCAATTGTCGGTCCAACTGCCTCGGGGAAGACGAAGTTATCGCTTATCGTTGCGGATAAAATAAATGGCGAAATAATCTCCGCAGATTCTCGGCAGGTTTACAAATATATGGACATCGGAACCGCTAAACCTACAAAAGAAGAAAGGGAAAGGATAAAGCATTATTTCATAGATGAGTTAACTCCCGATCAAGAATTTAACGCTGGGATATTTGGGGAAAGGGGAAGGGAAATAATTGAAGATATTTTTTCAAGAGGGAAAATTCCAATTATCGTTGGTGGCTCTGGGTTGTATGTTAAATCTTTAATTGATGGATTTTTTCAAGGACCGAGCGCAAATTGGGAACTTCGTGAAATACTTTACAATAAAGCAAAGGAGCTCGGGAGTGAAGCACTCTACGAAGAACTTAAAAAAGTTGATCCAGAATCCGCTCAAAAAATTCATCCAAACAATCTGAAAAGGATTGTAAGAGCACTTGAAGTTTATTATTTAACTGGCAAGCCAATCTCTCAACTTCAAAAAGAAGAAAAACCTGAAATAAATTTCAAAACAATTCAAGTTGGGCTTAATTGGAACAGAAAAAAATTATATCAGCAAATTGAAAAAAGAGTTGACGAGATGATAAAACAAGGATTGATAGACGAGGTCAAAAATCTAAGAGCACTTGGATACGATAGAAACTTGAACTCGCTTCAGACAGTCGGATATAAGGAAGTTTTTGATTACCTTGATGGCTTGATAAGCTATGATCAGATGATATATTTGATAAAGCGAAATTCAAGACGATACGCGAAACGACAACTTACATGGTTCAAACAAGATAAAAGAATAATCTGGATCAATGTTGATGAAAACACCGATTTTGATAAGCTCGCCGATCAAGTTATAGAAATCTTCAGAAAATCATCCGAATAA
- the cdaA gene encoding diadenylate cyclase CdaA, with protein MRITFVDVIDILIVSLIIRQLYIWMRGTIAAQIFLGLLFLVLLSFVSELVNLKLLNWLLKFVSDVWVLAFIILFQPELRRLLMLVGNNPLFRLIFKPSVTAVIDEIIEAVSEMSQKQIGALIVIPRQAGIRSIVETGVTIQAKVTKELLLSIFSPKSPLHDGAVVISGDRIEAAACTLPLSAQSRIGNFLLGTRHRAALGLSEISDAIVIVVSEETGTISIAEAGKLTRGLSPEGLRKRLLMELQEETKSPKEIFEEVSQSE; from the coding sequence TTGCGTATCACATTTGTTGATGTGATTGATATTTTGATTGTGAGTTTGATAATTCGTCAACTTTACATTTGGATGAGAGGGACGATCGCTGCGCAGATTTTCCTTGGCTTGTTGTTTCTTGTTTTGCTATCATTCGTTTCTGAACTTGTAAATTTGAAACTACTTAATTGGTTATTGAAGTTCGTCAGCGATGTCTGGGTCCTTGCTTTTATAATTCTTTTTCAACCTGAATTGCGTCGTCTTCTTATGCTTGTTGGGAATAATCCCTTGTTTCGTCTTATCTTTAAGCCGAGCGTTACCGCCGTGATTGATGAGATAATTGAAGCAGTCAGCGAGATGTCACAAAAACAAATCGGCGCGTTGATCGTAATACCGAGGCAGGCTGGTATAAGGTCAATAGTTGAAACTGGTGTAACGATTCAAGCTAAAGTTACGAAAGAACTCCTTTTATCAATTTTTTCTCCTAAATCTCCGCTTCACGATGGCGCAGTTGTTATATCTGGTGATAGAATTGAAGCAGCAGCATGCACGCTTCCGTTAAGTGCTCAATCCAGAATTGGCAATTTTCTTCTTGGAACAAGACATAGAGCAGCTCTTGGTTTGAGCGAAATTTCAGATGCGATCGTCATAGTCGTAAGTGAGGAAACCGGGACTATTTCAATTGCAGAAGCTGGGAAATTAACTCGTGGATTATCCCCAGAAGGATTAAGGAAGCGACTTCTTATGGAACTTCAAGAAGAAACCAAATCTCCAAAAGAAATTTTTGAAGAGGTTTCACAAAGTGAATAA
- a CDS encoding prolyl oligopeptidase family serine peptidase, with product MRKNFILILSILLSISISLSQKLNYPQTKTVDVVENYHGVKVADPYRWLEDFNSDEVKRWVDAQNKLTFEYIRSVAFYDKIKKRLTELMNYPRFSVPTKVENRYFFFKNDGLQNQSVLYMREGLKGKDKLVIDPNKFSEDGTIALMNLSYSRDGRFLAYGISVSGSDWQEIRIRDIATGKDFDEVLKWCKFSSIAWLPDNSGFYYNRFPEPGTVPKEDENNYNRVYFHKLGTPQSEDKLVYERPDAKELNFYPSITEDGKYLILTVTHGTSPKNRIYYRELNSTGDFVRLLDEADASYDFIGNNGSIFYFVTDLNAPRYKIIAIDVKKPDRRNWKDVIPEHKKAVISDARIINNHFVVVYNEDVKHRIEIYSLDGKFIKEIKLPGSGTVSGLSGRQKDKEMFFGFTSFLYPLNVYRYDFRTGKLELFFETKLTGFNPNDYEVKQIFYESKDGTRVPMYIVHKRGLKLDGNNPALLYGYGGFNISIMPSFSAVRLLWLEIGGVYAVANLRGGSEYGEEWHQAGMLDKKQNVFNDFISAGEWLIKNGYTNSKKLVINGRSNGGLLVAACMVQRPDLYGAVVCEVPVIDMLRYHKFTVGRYWIPEYGNAEANPEHFRFLYAYSPLHNVKKGTIYPPTLITTADHDDRVVPSHAYKFTATLQSANGGDTPILLRVETKAGHGAGKPTTKVIEEQTDIYAFLFKVLGINY from the coding sequence ATGAGGAAAAATTTCATTTTGATTTTGTCAATTCTTTTAAGTATCTCAATCTCCCTTTCGCAAAAATTAAATTATCCTCAAACGAAAACCGTTGATGTTGTTGAAAATTATCACGGCGTTAAAGTTGCCGATCCATATCGCTGGCTTGAGGATTTTAATTCGGATGAAGTTAAGCGATGGGTTGATGCTCAAAACAAACTTACATTTGAATATATTCGCTCCGTTGCTTTCTACGATAAAATAAAGAAGAGATTGACGGAGCTGATGAATTATCCAAGGTTTTCAGTTCCAACAAAAGTGGAGAATAGATATTTCTTTTTCAAGAACGATGGGCTTCAAAACCAGTCGGTTCTATATATGCGAGAGGGCCTAAAAGGAAAAGATAAACTTGTAATTGATCCGAACAAATTTAGCGAAGATGGAACAATCGCATTAATGAACCTTTCATATAGCAGAGATGGAAGATTTCTTGCATATGGGATCTCTGTGAGCGGAAGTGATTGGCAAGAGATCAGGATAAGAGATATCGCAACTGGAAAAGATTTTGACGAGGTTTTAAAGTGGTGCAAATTCTCAAGCATCGCTTGGCTTCCAGACAACTCTGGATTTTATTATAACCGTTTTCCAGAGCCAGGCACAGTCCCCAAAGAAGATGAAAACAATTACAATAGAGTTTATTTCCATAAACTTGGAACTCCTCAATCTGAAGATAAACTTGTCTATGAAAGACCCGATGCTAAAGAACTTAACTTTTATCCAAGTATAACTGAAGATGGCAAATATCTGATCTTAACTGTCACTCACGGAACAAGCCCCAAAAATAGAATTTACTACCGCGAGCTCAATAGCACAGGGGATTTCGTTCGTTTACTTGACGAAGCCGACGCAAGCTACGATTTCATCGGAAATAATGGTAGCATTTTCTACTTCGTTACCGACTTGAACGCACCAAGATATAAAATCATCGCAATTGATGTGAAAAAACCAGATAGAAGGAACTGGAAGGATGTAATTCCAGAACATAAAAAAGCAGTTATCTCAGATGCAAGGATTATCAACAATCACTTTGTCGTGGTTTACAACGAAGATGTGAAACATAGAATTGAGATTTACTCACTTGATGGTAAATTCATTAAAGAAATTAAACTCCCTGGAAGTGGAACCGTTTCAGGGCTTTCGGGCAGACAAAAGGATAAAGAGATGTTCTTTGGATTTACTTCGTTTTTGTATCCTTTGAATGTTTACAGATACGATTTCAGAACTGGAAAACTTGAGCTATTCTTTGAGACGAAATTAACTGGTTTCAACCCGAACGATTATGAAGTAAAGCAAATTTTCTATGAATCAAAAGATGGCACTCGTGTACCGATGTATATAGTTCATAAGCGAGGTTTAAAACTTGATGGAAATAATCCAGCCCTACTTTATGGTTATGGTGGTTTCAATATAAGCATCATGCCCTCGTTTTCTGCAGTTAGATTGTTATGGCTTGAAATTGGTGGAGTTTATGCAGTTGCAAATTTAAGAGGTGGAAGCGAATATGGTGAGGAATGGCACCAGGCAGGAATGTTGGATAAGAAACAAAATGTTTTCAATGACTTCATCTCAGCTGGTGAATGGTTGATAAAAAACGGATATACTAATTCCAAGAAACTCGTAATAAATGGCAGAAGCAACGGCGGATTACTTGTTGCTGCGTGTATGGTTCAGCGTCCCGATCTTTACGGCGCTGTCGTATGCGAAGTCCCTGTAATTGATATGTTAAGATATCACAAGTTCACCGTTGGAAGATACTGGATACCTGAATATGGAAACGCTGAGGCAAACCCAGAGCATTTTAGATTTCTCTATGCTTATTCACCTCTCCATAATGTTAAAAAAGGAACCATTTATCCACCAACTTTAATTACAACAGCCGATCACGACGATAGAGTTGTCCCATCGCACGCATATAAGTTCACAGCGACATTGCAATCTGCAAATGGCGGTGATACACCGATACTCTTAAGAGTTGAAACAAAAGCAGGTCATGGTGCAGGAAAGCCAACGACGAAAGTTATAGAAGAACAAACTGACATTTATGCGTTTCTGTTTAAAGTCCTCGGGATAAATTATTGA
- a CDS encoding glycosyltransferase family 2 protein, giving the protein MNNVCAVIPAYNAEKSVGVLIEKLKEHIPLENIVVVDDGSTDATYEAAVDSGVNVLKLDKNYGKGRALKVGFEFAKINNYNAVLTLDADLQHDPGEIPKFFDKFKEGFDMVVGNRMKNLKPMPIERIFSNKTTSFLISLRTKQRIPDSQCGFRLIDMKVIQEINAKSDGFEFESEFLIKALLAGFKVGFVDIKTIYNSERSYIKHLDDTFRFVAIYLRSFWGKDFINLKNKR; this is encoded by the coding sequence GTGAATAATGTTTGTGCTGTAATACCTGCATATAACGCTGAAAAAAGTGTTGGAGTTTTGATTGAGAAGCTGAAAGAACATATTCCACTTGAGAATATAGTCGTTGTTGACGATGGCTCAACCGATGCGACTTATGAAGCTGCGGTGGATTCTGGAGTTAATGTTTTAAAACTTGATAAAAATTACGGCAAAGGGAGAGCATTAAAAGTTGGATTTGAATTTGCGAAAATCAATAATTATAACGCTGTTTTAACGCTTGACGCTGATCTTCAACATGATCCTGGCGAGATCCCGAAATTTTTTGATAAGTTTAAAGAAGGTTTTGATATGGTAGTTGGAAACAGGATGAAAAATTTGAAACCGATGCCTATTGAAAGGATTTTTTCAAACAAGACGACATCTTTTTTGATATCTTTGAGAACTAAGCAAAGAATTCCCGATAGCCAATGTGGATTTAGATTAATTGATATGAAGGTGATTCAAGAGATCAATGCGAAAAGCGATGGTTTTGAATTTGAGAGTGAATTTTTGATAAAGGCTTTGCTCGCTGGGTTTAAAGTTGGATTCGTTGATATTAAGACAATTTACAATAGCGAGAGAAGTTATATAAAACATCTTGACGACACATTTAGGTTTGTTGCGATTTATTTGAGAAGTTTTTGGGGAAAAGATTTTATTAACTTAAAAAACAAAAGGTGA
- the rtcA gene encoding RNA 3'-terminal phosphate cyclase — protein sequence MEEAKVRTSQQIIQIDGSYGEGGGQVLRTSLALSVLFLKPFEIVNIRANRPNPGIQAQHLKAIEASAVISDAIVEGAQLKSSWIRFIPNKIKSGNFRFDIGTAGATSLVLQTLYLPLSFANGTSSLTITGGTHVLWSPTFDYIKNCWIYFMEVLGFKIKVELKRAGFYPHGGGEIRALINPIAEIKPLNLIDRGKLLKIQIYSAHTNLSDEVAKRQAKAAEKILKSYGEVETIIDELVSYSKNTTIAITGIFENSVCCYTNLGEKGKRAEIVAEEACENFLKFINSDSTIDEHMADQILLPLSIANGVSEFTTPKITEHLKTNMEIIKKFVDVDFKISEYKNSYKIEVKPSKFSRES from the coding sequence ATGGAGGAAGCGAAAGTTAGGACAAGCCAGCAAATAATTCAGATTGATGGTTCATATGGCGAGGGAGGTGGACAAGTGTTAAGAACATCACTTGCTCTTTCTGTTCTTTTTTTGAAGCCATTTGAAATAGTAAATATCAGAGCAAATAGACCAAACCCTGGAATACAGGCACAGCATCTTAAAGCAATTGAAGCATCAGCAGTTATATCTGATGCGATCGTTGAAGGAGCTCAACTAAAATCAAGCTGGATAAGGTTTATCCCGAATAAAATTAAAAGTGGAAACTTCAGATTTGATATTGGCACAGCTGGGGCAACATCGCTTGTTTTACAAACGCTTTATCTTCCTCTTTCATTTGCAAATGGAACATCAAGTTTAACAATCACTGGCGGAACCCATGTTTTATGGAGTCCGACTTTTGATTACATTAAAAATTGCTGGATTTATTTTATGGAAGTTCTCGGTTTTAAAATCAAAGTTGAGTTAAAAAGGGCTGGTTTTTATCCTCATGGTGGAGGAGAAATAAGAGCATTGATAAATCCTATTGCTGAAATCAAACCATTAAATCTCATTGACAGGGGTAAATTACTCAAAATTCAAATCTATTCCGCACACACTAACCTATCGGACGAAGTTGCGAAAAGACAGGCGAAAGCGGCAGAGAAAATTTTAAAAAGTTATGGCGAAGTAGAAACGATAATTGACGAACTCGTGTCTTATTCAAAAAACACTACAATTGCGATAACAGGAATTTTTGAAAATTCAGTTTGCTGTTATACGAACCTTGGTGAGAAAGGTAAAAGGGCAGAGATAGTTGCTGAAGAGGCGTGTGAAAATTTTTTAAAATTTATCAATTCAGATTCAACTATTGATGAACATATGGCTGATCAAATTTTGCTTCCGCTTTCAATAGCAAATGGTGTTTCTGAGTTCACAACCCCGAAGATCACAGAACATCTCAAAACGAACATGGAAATAATCAAGAAGTTCGTTGATGTTGATTTCAAAATCAGCGAATATAAAAATTCATACAAAATTGAAGTAAAACCAAGCAAATTTAGCCGTGAAAGTTAG
- a CDS encoding protein-L-isoaspartate(D-aspartate) O-methyltransferase yields the protein MKVFKLGRFEDERKAMVELLRKRGIRDENVLRAMEKVPRHLFVPEAFIHYAYEDSALPIGCSQTISQPYTVAIMTEALEVKPGDKILEVGTGSGYQAAILAEMGAQVFTIERFEELLKNALDTLSKLGYNVIGIVGDGSIGWSEFAPYDGIIVTAAAPKIPKSLVKQLKINGRLVIPIGDLEVQELYIVKKIDEHKLDIKKKFGFKFVPLIGKEGWAEEKFKNNGR from the coding sequence GTGAAAGTTTTCAAATTGGGAAGGTTTGAAGATGAAAGAAAGGCGATGGTTGAATTATTGCGTAAGAGAGGGATAAGAGATGAAAATGTCTTACGCGCAATGGAAAAAGTGCCACGGCATCTTTTTGTCCCTGAAGCTTTTATTCATTATGCTTATGAAGATTCAGCTCTTCCGATAGGATGTTCCCAAACGATTTCACAGCCCTATACAGTTGCTATAATGACTGAGGCGCTTGAGGTTAAACCTGGTGATAAGATTTTAGAAGTTGGGACTGGCTCCGGCTATCAAGCTGCCATCCTTGCTGAAATGGGAGCACAAGTTTTTACAATTGAAAGATTTGAAGAGCTTTTAAAAAATGCTCTTGACACTCTTTCAAAACTTGGCTATAATGTCATCGGCATCGTGGGTGATGGCTCTATCGGTTGGAGCGAATTTGCTCCCTATGATGGAATAATCGTCACAGCAGCTGCGCCGAAGATCCCTAAGTCACTTGTTAAGCAATTAAAGATCAATGGGCGTCTCGTTATACCGATTGGTGATCTTGAAGTTCAGGAACTTTACATCGTAAAGAAAATTGATGAGCATAAACTTGATATAAAGAAGAAATTTGGTTTTAAGTTTGTTCCCTTGATTGGTAAGGAGGGATGGGCTGAAGAAAAGTTTAAAAATAACGGCAGATGA